A stretch of DNA from Thermodesulfobacteriota bacterium:
CGTCTTCTGCCTGGCCGGACTCAACCACACCCCCTTCTACCCGTCCTTGGCCGACCCGGCGAAGAGCCTCACCATCGCCAACGCGTCGAGCAGCCTCTACACCCTCACCGCCATGACCTACGTCGCCCTGGCGGTGCCCTTGGTGGTCGGCTACATCGCCTACGTCTGGCGGCTCATGGACCGGAAGAAGCTGGGGCCAGCGGACTTGGAGGAAGCGGAGCTTTATTGACCAACAACAACGAAGGAGGTGCACCATGACCGCAATTCTGCTCATCGGTTGGATCGCCCTGATCGCGGTCTCGTACCAGGCCGCCTGCCTGGTGCTGGCGAAGAGCGGCAACCTGTAGGCCGGTATCCACTCAGAAAAGAACGGAGGTGCTTCCCATGTGTCTTGTCACCCGTCAGGCCCCGGACTTCGATGCCGAGGCGGTCCTGCCCGACAACAGCTTCGGCCGGGTCAAGCTGTCCCAGTACCGCGGCCGCTATGTGATCCTCTACTTCTATCCTTTGGACTTCACCTTCGTCTGTCCGACGGAGATTTTGGCCTTCCACCACCGGCTGGCCGACTTCCAGGAGCGGGGCTGCGCCATCCTCGGGGTGTCCGTGGATTCGGTCTACACCCACTTCGCCTGGCGCAACACGGCCATCAACGATGGCGGCATCGGCTGCATCGGCTATCCCCTGGTGGCGGATCTCACCAAGTGCATCGCCCGGGACTATGGGGTGCTGCTGGAGGCGGGGGTGGCCCTGCGGGGCCTGTTCCTGATCGACAAGGAGGGGATCGTCCGCCATCAGGTGGTGAACGACCTGCCCCTGGGCCGCAGCGTCGACGAGGCGCTACGCATGCTGGACGCCCTGCAGTTCTACGAGGCCCACGGCGAGGTCTGCCCCGCCGACTGGCGGCCTGGCGAGGAGGGCATGAAGCCCAATGCGTCCGGCGTCGCCGACTACCTGGCCAAGAAGCACGGGGGCTGAGGAGCCGGAACGAACCGCAGAATGGCCAACAAGGAATTGCGAAGGTCGAAGGGACCGGCAGCTGGCGTTTGGGATCAGCTCTGCCGGTCCCTTCCGCGGTGGGAATCAGGTTCGCTACAGCTGGCGCCGCCACTGGTCGAGGCCCAGGAGGAGCACGTCGTCCAGCCAACGCTGGAAGCGCGGGCCTACCGTGGCCTCCGGCTCCTGGTAAGAGAACTGGAACACATCCCGACAGACGCCGTGGGGCCCTTCCAGGGTCGTCTCCCCATCCTCGTTCCGGTCCCGGTATTCGATGAAGGCCGCCGCCACGATGATCCCCAGGAATTCCACGCCCAGGGCGTGGAAGAGGATGACCAGCTCGGCCCGGCGCTCCTCCTGGATCTTGAGCCGCACCCAGGCCCGGAAGGTGCGCAAATCAGCATAGTAGTTGAACTGTCTGGCCAGCTCGATGGCCTGTTTGCGGAACCAGTGCTCGGTGTCCGCGCTGCTGGCGTCTGCGGTGGCCCGATAGCCGGGATTGATCCGTTCCAGATCCGCCGATAAAGCGCCGGCTGTTTCCTGGAGGCGCCGGTGGGCGACCTCCTGCAGGCGGGCCGCCTGCGCGAAGACCCCGCGCTTCTCTTCGCCTCTGGCCAGCTGCCTGGACTCGAGCCGCTCCATGGCGGCCTTGACCACGTGGCGCAACGGCTCCTGCTGCCGCAACATTTCTTCGGACAGGCTGAGGGCGGTGAGGAACCCCCTCTTTTCGATCTCCGCGAACAGGTCCACCAGGGAGGACAAGGATCCCCGGTCCGCCTCTTCCAGGGCCTCGATGTAGCTCGCCCGCCGGTCCCGGTTGATGACGAGCGGAAACCAACGGGCGCGCAGGAAGACCAGCGAGGCCAGTGCCCTGGCCAGCCGACCGTTGCCATCCTGAAAGGGATGAATCTGGGTGAAGCGGTGATGCAGCCACGCGGCCTCGACCTCAGGCGGAACGTCGCGGGACTGGTGCGCCAAGTGCATGGCCAGCAAGCGGTCCATTTCGGCAGCCACGTGCTCCGGCGGGCAGTACTCATGGCAGGTGCCGTTGGGACGCAGCGGGTTGTTCGGATGCCGTTTCCAGTCGCCCCGGTACAATGCGACGTCGACGATCCTTCCCAGGGCATCTCGGACCCGGGATGTCTCCTGATGCCTGGTGAAGACCTGATGGAGCTGTTTGATGTAGGAGGTGGAAAGGGACCGTCGTTGGGCGACGAAATCGAACAGGCCTTCCAGGGCCTCCTCCTGGTCCTTGACGATGGAGACCACCGCGTCTACGGGCTTGTCGGTGGCCCCATGAGGGATCAGGCTGGCCTCGATCCCCCGTTCGATGAGGATCTGGGTAACGCCCCGGTCGATGGAGTAGAGGTTTTCGATAACCCCTGTCTCGA
This window harbors:
- a CDS encoding peroxiredoxin yields the protein MCLVTRQAPDFDAEAVLPDNSFGRVKLSQYRGRYVILYFYPLDFTFVCPTEILAFHHRLADFQERGCAILGVSVDSVYTHFAWRNTAINDGGIGCIGYPLVADLTKCIARDYGVLLEAGVALRGLFLIDKEGIVRHQVVNDLPLGRSVDEALRMLDALQFYEAHGEVCPADWRPGEEGMKPNASGVADYLAKKHGG
- a CDS encoding Fic family protein; the protein is MTGLPWQPIDDLPADWRNLASPELASLGAIWIEQAARLAQSDAVRRFNERLRREWAIETGVIENLYSIDRGVTQILIERGIEASLIPHGATDKPVDAVVSIVKDQEEALEGLFDFVAQRRSLSTSYIKQLHQVFTRHQETSRVRDALGRIVDVALYRGDWKRHPNNPLRPNGTCHEYCPPEHVAAEMDRLLAMHLAHQSRDVPPEVEAAWLHHRFTQIHPFQDGNGRLARALASLVFLRARWFPLVINRDRRASYIEALEEADRGSLSSLVDLFAEIEKRGFLTALSLSEEMLRQQEPLRHVVKAAMERLESRQLARGEEKRGVFAQAARLQEVAHRRLQETAGALSADLERINPGYRATADASSADTEHWFRKQAIELARQFNYYADLRTFRAWVRLKIQEERRAELVILFHALGVEFLGIIVAAAFIEYRDRNEDGETTLEGPHGVCRDVFQFSYQEPEATVGPRFQRWLDDVLLLGLDQWRRQL